A genome region from Opitutaceae bacterium includes the following:
- a CDS encoding biopolymer transporter ExbD: MARTFKRQRAAHPLADLNVTNLVDLAFVLLLIFMMTAPLMQPEQTMAVNLPFESKSPQAPVDKDQRYQVVVIDKEGRFYLGSNLVSYDELARRLMLLGAEPESRKLVIRLRADLGLQFQQVVRVMDLLKQANLLRFWIDTQTEN, encoded by the coding sequence ATGGCCAGAACCTTCAAGCGGCAGCGCGCGGCGCACCCCCTGGCTGACTTGAACGTCACCAATCTGGTGGATCTCGCGTTTGTTCTTCTGCTGATCTTCATGATGACAGCACCGCTCATGCAGCCCGAGCAGACAATGGCGGTGAACCTTCCCTTCGAATCGAAGAGCCCTCAGGCGCCCGTCGACAAGGATCAGCGCTATCAAGTTGTTGTCATCGACAAGGAGGGGAGGTTTTACCTTGGCAGCAATCTCGTCTCGTATGACGAGCTGGCAAGGCGACTGATGCTCCTCGGAGCCGAGCCCGAGAGCCGGAAGCTTGTCATACGCCTGCGCGCCGACCTCGGCCTTCAATTTCAACAAGTGGTCCGGGTCATGGATTTGCTGAAACAGGCAAACCTGCTTAGGTTCTGGATCGATACCCAGACCGAAAACTGA